Sequence from the Ectothiorhodospira sp. BSL-9 genome:
GGGCCGAGTCTGTACAATGCGCGCAACCCATCTGGCTGCACCCGCCACGGGCCCAGGATTCTGGGGCGCGGACGGGTGCGCATCATTTTGAGCATCGCCCATGAGCAGTAGTCCCCCGATCGACGACAAACAACAGCGCATACGGAATTTCTCCATCATTGCCCACATCGACCACGGCAAATCCACCCTGGCCGATCGTTTCATTCAGGAATGTGGCGGGCTGACCCAGCGGGAAATGGCGGAACAGGTTCTGGACTCCATGGATCTGGAGCGGGAACGGGGCATCACCATCAAGGCGCAGAGTGTCTCGCTGTTCTACACAGCCCGGGATGGCCTGGAATATCAACTCAACTTCATCGACACCCCCGGGCACGTGGACTTCTCCTACGAGGTTTCCCGATCCCTGTATGCCTGCGAGGGGGCCCTGCTGGTGGTGGATGCATCCCAGGGCGTTGAGGCGCAGAGCGTGGCCAACTGCTACACCGCGATTGATCAGGAACTGGAAGTGGTTCCGGTGCTCAACAAGATCGATCTGCCCGCCGCCGAGCCCGAACGCGTGGCCCACGAGATCGAGGAGATCATCGGCATCGAGGCACAGAATGCCGTGCGGGTGAGTGCCAAGACGGGCGAGGGTGTGTCCGACCTGCTGGAAGCCCTGGTGGCCCGGATTCCACCACCCCAGGGAAGTCCTGACGGGCCCCTGAAGGCCCTGATCATCGATTCCTGGTTTGACAACTACATGGGCGTGGTGGCCCTGGTGCGTGTCAAGCAGGGGAGTATCCGGCCCAAACAGAAGATCATGGCCATGTCCACAGGGCGCAATCACCTGGTGGACAAGGTGGGCGTATTCAATCCCAAGCCCACGCCTTGCGATGTGCTGGGCGTGGGGCAGGTGGGTTTTGTCATCGCCACCATCAAGGACATCACCGGTGCCAAGGTGGGGGATACCCTGACCAGCGCCGATCATCCCGCCGACTCCCCGTTGCCGGGTTTCAAGGAGGTTCAGCCCCGGGTCTTTGCGGGCATCTTCCCGGTCAGCGCCGATGATTTCAATGATCTGCGCGATGCCCTGGACAAGCTTCGCCTCAATGACGCCTCGCTGCACTATGAACCCGAGACCTCCCAGGCCCTGGGCTTTGGTTTTCGCTGTGGTTTCCTGGGCATGCTCCATATGGAAATCGTCCAGGAACGCCTGGAGCGGGAGTACGATCTGGATCTGATCACCACCGCGCCCACCGTGATCTATGAGGTGGAAACCACCAGCGGCGAGGTGAAGACCATCCACAATCCCTCGCAGTTGCCGCCGAGCAATGAGCTGGCCGAGATCCGCGAACCCATCATCAGCGCCAACATCCTGCTGCCACAGGACTATGTGGGCGCAGTGATCACCCTGTGCGTGGAAAAGCGGGGTGTGCAGACCCGCATGCAGTATCTGGGCAAGCAGGTGTCTCTGGGCTACGACATGCCCATGTCGGAGGTGGTGCTGGACTTCTTCGACCGGCTCAAGTCGGTCAGCCGCGGCTATGCCTCCTTTGACTACGAGCTGAAGAACTTCGAGGCGGCCCCCCTGGTGAAGGTGGATGTGCTCATCAACGGCGAGCGCGTGGATGCCCTTTCCATCATTACCCACAGGGATCAGGCCCAGACCCGGGGCCGGGATCTCACCGAGCGCATGGCCAAGTTGATCCCCCGGCAGATGTTCGAGGTGGCCATCCAGGCCGCCATCGGCTCCAAGATCATCGCCCGCTCCTCCGTGAAGGCCCTGCGCAAGAACGTGACCGCCAAATGCTACGGCGGCGACGCCAGCCGCAAGCGCAAGCTGCTGGAAAAGCAGAAGGCCGGGAAAAAGCGCATGAAGAACATCGGCCGCGTCGAGGTACCCCAGGAGGCCTTCCTGGCAGTGCTTCAAGTGGACAACAAGGACTGATGGGAGACAGGGACCATGACATTTGACCTGGAATTGATTCTGGTACTGGGCACTCTGGTTACCGGTCTGGTGTGGCTGGCCGATGTGATCTGGTGGCGCAAGTCACGCATGGCTGCGGTGCAGGAGGCGAATCCCGGGCAGGGCAAACGGGTGGCAAAGGCCGCGGCCAAGGCTCAGGAGCCCTGGTATGTGGACTATGCCAAGGCGTTCTTGC
This genomic interval carries:
- the lepA gene encoding translation elongation factor 4, with translation MSSSPPIDDKQQRIRNFSIIAHIDHGKSTLADRFIQECGGLTQREMAEQVLDSMDLERERGITIKAQSVSLFYTARDGLEYQLNFIDTPGHVDFSYEVSRSLYACEGALLVVDASQGVEAQSVANCYTAIDQELEVVPVLNKIDLPAAEPERVAHEIEEIIGIEAQNAVRVSAKTGEGVSDLLEALVARIPPPQGSPDGPLKALIIDSWFDNYMGVVALVRVKQGSIRPKQKIMAMSTGRNHLVDKVGVFNPKPTPCDVLGVGQVGFVIATIKDITGAKVGDTLTSADHPADSPLPGFKEVQPRVFAGIFPVSADDFNDLRDALDKLRLNDASLHYEPETSQALGFGFRCGFLGMLHMEIVQERLEREYDLDLITTAPTVIYEVETTSGEVKTIHNPSQLPPSNELAEIREPIISANILLPQDYVGAVITLCVEKRGVQTRMQYLGKQVSLGYDMPMSEVVLDFFDRLKSVSRGYASFDYELKNFEAAPLVKVDVLINGERVDALSIITHRDQAQTRGRDLTERMAKLIPRQMFEVAIQAAIGSKIIARSSVKALRKNVTAKCYGGDASRKRKLLEKQKAGKKRMKNIGRVEVPQEAFLAVLQVDNKD